One Mycolicibacterium fortuitum subsp. fortuitum genomic window carries:
- a CDS encoding MFS transporter yields the protein MQMAVTAGSTWAPLASPIYRALWIAQFVSNLGTWMQTVGAQWMLVGDPRAPVLVPLVQTATTLPVMLLALPSGVLADLVDRRRLLLATQGAMAAGVAALATLTGAGLATPTVLLTLLFLIGCGQALTAPAWQAIQPDLVPREQIPAAAALGSMSMNGARAIGPAIAGALVSLSGPTLVFALNAVSFVGIVVVLLLWRRPVAEQLLPAERPLAALSAGGRFIRSSPIIRRILLRAVLFIAPGSALWGLLAVIAERQLGLSSSGYGLLLGALGVGAVLGAFVLGRLQFAFGLNTLLIVAALGFAGATAVLALVHNFGIVLIALVVGGTSWLLALSTLNASMQLSLPAWVRARGLSVYQLTFMGGQAIGSLVWGLAAGATSTVTALLISAGLLVFCAVSAWWWPLHERTGDLDLTPSAHWPEPALVFEPAPPDGPVLVLTSYRVEPEHEPEFFAAMGVLGRSRQRTGATQWQLFRSVERDAVFVEAFVVRSWDEHVRQHRTRLTGNDLVIEQAVERWVEGEPVSHHLIAVKMP from the coding sequence ATGCAGATGGCCGTCACCGCAGGTTCGACGTGGGCGCCGTTGGCGTCGCCGATCTACCGGGCGCTGTGGATCGCGCAGTTCGTGTCCAACCTCGGCACGTGGATGCAGACGGTGGGTGCCCAGTGGATGCTGGTCGGGGACCCCCGTGCCCCGGTACTGGTGCCGTTGGTGCAGACCGCCACCACCCTGCCGGTGATGCTGCTGGCCCTGCCGTCGGGTGTGCTCGCCGACCTGGTCGACCGGCGCAGGCTGCTCCTGGCGACCCAGGGGGCGATGGCGGCCGGGGTGGCTGCGCTGGCGACGCTGACCGGCGCCGGCCTGGCCACGCCGACGGTGTTGCTGACCCTGCTGTTCCTGATCGGTTGCGGGCAGGCGCTGACTGCCCCGGCGTGGCAGGCGATTCAACCGGATCTCGTTCCACGTGAACAGATTCCAGCTGCCGCCGCACTCGGCAGCATGAGCATGAACGGGGCCAGGGCGATCGGGCCGGCGATCGCGGGCGCGTTGGTCTCGCTGTCAGGTCCGACCCTGGTGTTCGCCCTCAACGCGGTCTCGTTCGTCGGCATCGTCGTGGTCCTGCTGCTGTGGCGGCGGCCGGTCGCCGAACAGCTGTTGCCGGCTGAGCGACCGTTGGCCGCGCTCAGTGCCGGTGGCCGGTTCATCCGCAGCTCGCCGATCATCCGGCGGATTCTGCTGCGGGCGGTGTTGTTCATCGCGCCGGGCAGCGCGCTGTGGGGTCTGCTCGCCGTCATCGCCGAGAGGCAGCTCGGGCTGTCCTCATCCGGCTACGGCCTGTTGCTGGGTGCGCTCGGCGTCGGGGCGGTGCTGGGCGCGTTCGTCCTGGGCCGGCTGCAATTCGCCTTCGGTCTGAACACCCTGCTGATCGTCGCAGCGCTCGGATTCGCCGGAGCCACTGCGGTTCTGGCACTGGTCCACAACTTCGGCATCGTCTTGATCGCACTCGTCGTCGGCGGCACCTCCTGGCTGTTGGCATTGTCGACGCTCAACGCGTCGATGCAGTTGAGCCTGCCCGCCTGGGTTCGGGCCCGCGGGCTGTCGGTGTATCAGCTGACCTTCATGGGCGGTCAGGCGATCGGCTCTCTGGTGTGGGGGCTGGCGGCCGGTGCGACCAGCACTGTCACGGCCCTGCTGATCAGTGCGGGACTACTCGTCTTCTGCGCGGTCTCGGCGTGGTGGTGGCCGCTGCACGAGCGCACCGGCGACCTCGACCTCACCCCGTCGGCGCACTGGCCGGAACCGGCCCTGGTGTTCGAGCCGGCCCCGCCCGACGGTCCTGTGCTGGTGTTGACGTCCTACCGGGTCGAGCCGGAGCACGAGCCCGAATTCTTCGCTGCCATGGGTGTGCTCGGCCGCTCGCGACAGCGCACCGGGGCCACGCAATGGCAGCTGTTCCGCAGTGTCGAGCGCGACGCCGTCTTCGTCGAGGCGTTCGTGGTGCGGTCGTGGGATGAGCACGTGCGTCAGCACCGGACGCGACTGACCGGCAACGACCTGGTCATCGAGCAGGCGGTGGAGCGCTGGGTCGAGGGCGAGCCGGTCTCGCACCACCTGATCGCGGTGAAGATGCCTTGA
- a CDS encoding PPOX class F420-dependent oxidoreductase, with amino-acid sequence MTFTAAELTYLREQSIGRLCTVDRDGAPQIRPVGVHLSPDQQGIDIVGHALASTQKWRNVIGNPQVAFIVDTVLSVRPPDARGIEIRGTARALPGAGTTEGGLSGDLIRITPRRVVSWGLDGAGTTARNWAESPHVAD; translated from the coding sequence ATGACGTTCACTGCTGCCGAACTGACCTACCTGCGCGAACAATCCATCGGACGCCTCTGCACCGTCGACCGCGACGGCGCTCCACAAATCCGGCCTGTCGGCGTCCACCTGAGTCCAGACCAGCAGGGCATCGACATCGTCGGGCACGCCCTGGCCTCGACGCAGAAGTGGCGCAACGTGATTGGTAACCCCCAGGTGGCGTTCATCGTCGACACTGTGCTCTCGGTACGGCCGCCGGACGCACGCGGTATCGAAATACGGGGTACGGCAAGGGCATTGCCCGGTGCGGGCACCACGGAAGGCGGACTGTCCGGCGACCTCATCCGCATCACACCGCGCCGCGTCGTCAGCTGGGGGCTCGACGGGGCAGGCACCACGGCCCGCAACTGGGCCGAATCCCCACACGTGGCGGACTGA
- a CDS encoding TetR/AcrR family transcriptional regulator has translation MPTVTWARLDPARRAAVVEAAEAEFGAHGYSRGSLNVIARKAGVAKGSLFQYFADKRDLYAFIADIGSQRVRAYMEERIRALDSTRPFFEFLTDLLDDWVAYFAEHPQDRSLHAAASFEVDTDARVSVRTVIHRHYLEVLRPLVRDAQNRGDLRADADTDALLSLLLMIIPHLALAPYVRGMDPVLGLDEPTPEQPALAVRRLVGVLTAAFSASDQPARQT, from the coding sequence ATGCCGACAGTCACCTGGGCACGGTTGGATCCCGCTCGCAGAGCGGCGGTGGTGGAAGCCGCCGAGGCGGAATTCGGGGCGCACGGGTACTCCCGCGGCAGCCTCAACGTGATCGCCCGCAAAGCGGGTGTCGCCAAAGGCAGCCTGTTCCAATACTTTGCGGACAAGCGTGACCTCTATGCCTTCATCGCCGACATCGGCAGCCAGCGGGTGCGGGCGTATATGGAGGAGCGCATCCGCGCCCTGGATTCGACCCGACCGTTCTTCGAGTTCCTCACCGACCTCCTCGACGACTGGGTGGCCTACTTCGCCGAACACCCGCAGGACCGCTCGCTGCACGCCGCGGCCAGCTTCGAGGTGGACACCGATGCCCGCGTCAGCGTGCGCACGGTGATCCACCGGCACTATCTCGAGGTCCTTCGCCCGCTGGTCCGGGACGCGCAGAACCGGGGAGACCTCCGGGCGGACGCCGATACCGACGCCTTGCTGTCGCTGCTGCTGATGATCATTCCGCACCTGGCGCTGGCCCCCTATGTGCGCGGCATGGATCCGGTTCTCGGTCTCGACGAGCCCACCCCGGAGCAACCGGCACTGGCCGTACGCCGCCTGGTCGGGGTGTTGACGGCCGCATTCTCAGCCTCTGATCAACCAGCCCGCCAGACCTGA
- a CDS encoding DUF2613 domain-containing protein, with amino-acid sequence MNRFVIPSAASIVVGLLLGAAAVFGVTLMVQQDTKPPLQAGDPASSVLNRVEYGDRS; translated from the coding sequence GTGAACCGGTTCGTCATACCCTCCGCGGCCAGCATTGTCGTCGGCCTGCTGTTGGGGGCGGCTGCCGTTTTCGGTGTGACGCTAATGGTGCAGCAGGACACGAAGCCTCCGCTGCAAGCGGGCGACCCTGCGTCATCGGTGCTCAACAGGGTCGAGTACGGCGACCGGTCCTAG
- a CDS encoding phosphotriesterase family protein, with protein MPTVNTAHGAIDTTDLGVTLMHEHVFIMSSELTQNYPESWGDDASREADAIARLTELKANGVDTIVDLTVIGLGRYIPRIARIAEATDLNIVIATGFYTYNDLPLTFHFNGPAVGLPEPMTDMFVRDIEHGIADTGIKAAILKCATDEPGVTPGVERVLRAVAAAHRQTGVPISTHTHAASRRGLEQQRIFAEEGVDLSRVIIGHCGDTTDIGYLEELIANGSYIGMDRFGVDVFLPFEERVATVATMCERGHAAKMVLSHDTWCYFDALPDELTAQALPNSHYLHIHNDVLPALRERGVTEEQITTMLVDNPRRIFERKGGY; from the coding sequence GTGCCGACTGTCAACACCGCCCACGGAGCCATCGATACCACCGACCTCGGCGTCACGCTCATGCACGAGCACGTCTTCATCATGAGCAGCGAGCTGACCCAGAACTATCCAGAATCCTGGGGCGACGACGCCAGCCGGGAAGCCGATGCGATCGCGCGGCTCACCGAACTCAAGGCCAACGGTGTCGACACCATCGTCGACCTCACCGTGATCGGACTCGGCCGCTACATCCCGCGTATCGCCCGGATCGCCGAGGCCACCGATCTCAACATCGTCATCGCCACCGGCTTCTACACCTACAACGATCTGCCGCTGACCTTCCACTTCAACGGACCCGCGGTGGGCTTACCCGAACCGATGACGGACATGTTCGTCCGCGACATCGAACACGGCATCGCCGACACCGGGATCAAGGCGGCAATCCTCAAGTGCGCCACCGACGAACCCGGCGTCACCCCCGGCGTCGAACGGGTCCTGCGGGCCGTGGCGGCCGCCCATCGCCAGACCGGGGTGCCGATCTCCACCCACACCCACGCGGCCAGTCGGCGCGGCCTGGAACAGCAGCGCATCTTCGCCGAGGAAGGGGTCGACCTGTCCCGGGTGATCATCGGGCACTGCGGCGACACCACCGACATCGGCTACCTCGAAGAATTGATCGCCAACGGTTCCTACATCGGCATGGACCGCTTCGGTGTGGACGTCTTCCTTCCGTTCGAGGAGAGAGTGGCGACGGTGGCGACCATGTGCGAGCGCGGCCACGCCGCAAAGATGGTGCTTTCCCACGACACCTGGTGCTACTTCGACGCGCTGCCGGACGAGCTGACTGCCCAGGCCCTTCCGAACAGCCACTACCTGCACATCCACAACGACGTGCTGCCCGCCTTGCGTGAGCGCGGGGTCACCGAGGAGCAGATCACCACGATGCTGGTGGACAATCCACGCCGGATCTTCGAACGCAAAGGCGGATACTGA
- a CDS encoding class I SAM-dependent methyltransferase, whose amino-acid sequence MPRVIDWDDAYRQQQTPAWSIGAPQPEYVAIIDSDGAVRGEVLDAGCGHAELALALAARGHNVVGLDLSPTAVAAATAAAAERGLENATFAQADISSFTGYDGRFTTIFDSGLLHALPAELRDGYLQSVYRAATPGARFYILAFGAGAFGDLDGPGPTQFTEEELGEVVSRHWQVDEIRPAQLHAALPEGRTQMPAFLVTATKV is encoded by the coding sequence ATGCCGCGTGTCATCGACTGGGACGACGCCTACCGGCAGCAGCAGACTCCGGCCTGGAGCATCGGCGCACCGCAACCGGAATACGTCGCGATCATCGACTCCGACGGAGCGGTGCGCGGGGAAGTGCTCGATGCGGGCTGCGGGCACGCCGAACTCGCGCTGGCACTGGCCGCGCGGGGTCATAACGTCGTCGGCCTGGACCTGAGCCCTACGGCGGTGGCGGCGGCGACTGCGGCGGCTGCCGAGCGGGGACTGGAGAATGCGACGTTCGCGCAGGCCGACATCTCCTCGTTCACGGGATACGACGGCCGGTTCACGACGATCTTCGACAGCGGGCTGCTGCATGCGCTTCCTGCCGAACTCCGTGACGGCTACCTGCAGTCCGTGTACCGCGCGGCCACGCCCGGCGCGCGGTTCTACATCCTGGCCTTCGGTGCCGGCGCCTTCGGTGACCTGGACGGTCCGGGCCCCACCCAGTTCACCGAAGAAGAACTGGGCGAGGTGGTCTCACGCCACTGGCAGGTCGACGAGATCCGACCGGCCCAGCTGCACGCGGCACTGCCTGAAGGCCGCACGCAGATGCCGGCCTTCCTGGTGACGGCCACAAAGGTCTAG
- a CDS encoding MarR family winged helix-turn-helix transcriptional regulator, giving the protein MTRTLSPAEVRTWRPYIESSLRLETLLDERLRETTGLSLMDYHLLMLLSAAPDRRLRMSELADKMVFSRSRITYQINSMTKRGLVLREPVPEDRRGYRAVLTASGADVLHDAMPMHAESIRELFFDHIRPDELDCIERVFTRLHDTLQHAHLQSEDERPTP; this is encoded by the coding sequence GTGACACGGACGCTCTCCCCCGCCGAGGTACGGACCTGGCGGCCCTACATCGAATCCAGCCTGCGTCTGGAGACGCTGCTCGACGAACGCCTGCGGGAGACCACCGGCCTCAGCTTGATGGACTATCACCTGTTGATGCTGCTGTCCGCCGCTCCAGACCGCCGCCTGCGAATGAGCGAACTCGCCGACAAGATGGTGTTCTCCCGCAGCAGGATCACCTACCAGATCAACTCGATGACCAAACGTGGCCTGGTGCTACGCGAACCGGTTCCCGAGGATCGCCGCGGCTACCGCGCTGTGCTGACCGCGTCCGGCGCCGACGTACTTCACGACGCCATGCCGATGCACGCCGAGTCGATCCGGGAACTGTTCTTCGACCACATCCGACCGGACGAACTCGACTGCATCGAACGGGTATTCACCCGGCTCCACGACACCTTGCAACATGCCCACCTGCAATCGGAAGACGAAAGACCCACACCATGA
- a CDS encoding GNAT family N-acetyltransferase codes for MAEVRNILEARHYEITVDGEHAGLEAYVDSGDQRIFYHTEIDDKFGGRGLAGELVSAALTDARAAGKRIVAVCPYVKKYVQNHHDFDDILDPITPEVLAAVEANAG; via the coding sequence ATGGCTGAAGTCCGCAACATTCTAGAAGCGCGCCATTACGAGATCACGGTCGACGGCGAGCATGCCGGCCTCGAGGCCTACGTCGACTCCGGCGACCAGCGCATCTTCTACCACACCGAGATCGACGACAAGTTCGGCGGCCGCGGCCTGGCGGGCGAGCTGGTCTCCGCGGCGCTGACCGATGCCCGCGCGGCCGGCAAACGCATCGTCGCGGTCTGCCCGTATGTCAAGAAGTACGTGCAGAACCACCACGACTTCGACGACATCCTCGACCCGATCACCCCCGAGGTACTGGCCGCCGTCGAGGCCAACGCCGGTTGA
- a CDS encoding alpha-(1->3)-arabinofuranosyltransferase, with the protein MDVPLTRRAPDLPLSRRWLWVVAAATLLLTFAQSPGEISPDTKLDLTANPLRFLTRAFNLWNSDLPFGQAQNQAYGYLFPHGAFFLAGDLLGIPGWVTQRLWWALLLTVGFWGMLRLAEILGIGSTSSRVLGALAFTLSPRVLTTLGAISSETLPMMLAPWVLIPVILAFRGNGRAGHSLRLLAARSAGAVALMGAVNAVATLTGCLAAIIWWACHRPNRRWWRFTAWWFGCTALAVAWWVVALVMLGRISPPFLDFIESSGVTTQWMSLTEMLRGTHTWTPFVASTATAAASLVTSTVAVLATTLVAAAGLAGLALRSMPARGRLITMLLIGVVLLGLGYSGGLGSPVATAVQDFLDGTGTPLRNLAKLDPVLRLPLALGVAHLLGRIPLPGSVAMPVWLRAFARPERDKRVAVAIVVLSALAAGTSLAWTGRIAPAGTFTAIPQYWHDTADWLDEHNTERGRVLVAPGAPFATQTWGNSHDEPLQVLGSSPWGVRDSIPLTPPETIRALDSVQRLFAAGRPSAGLADTLARQGISYVVLRNDLDPDVSRSARPVLVHRAIEGSPGLSKVAEFGDSAGPGTLEGFVADSGLRPRYPAVEIYRVDAGGTNPAAPYLVDTDEMNRVAGAPEALLRLDERRRLAGQQPLGPMLLAADAERAGLPVQPDGSAGVIVTDTPTAREVDYGRVDDHASAIRTPDDARHTHNRVPDYPAEGAAPVYGKWNGGRVSVSSSAADSTALPNVAPATGPAAAIDSDGSTSWVSNALQAAVGQWLQVDFDHPVTNATLTITPSATAVGAQVRRIEVATATGTSSLRFDTPGQQLTIPLPVGETPWVRVTAVATNDGSAGVQFGITDLSVTQYDASGFAHPINLRHTVEVPAPPADSVVAQWDLGTELLGRPGCVDSPAGVRCAASLALASEEPVNMSRTLTVPTPTEVEPTVWIRPRQGPKLADLVAQPGTTRASGDADPIDVLGSAFAATDGDPRTSWTAPQRVVQFKAPPTLTLKLPAPTEVGALRIDPGTGQPPAHPTLVAIDLGDGPQTTRLSGNGEPQTARLKPRVTDTITVSLLGWNDIIDRTSLGFDQLKPPGLAELTVLDIHGKPVAAADSAANRKRTVALPCGQGPIIGVAGQFIQTSVHTTVGALLDGDPIAAQPCRPGPVALPAGQQELLVSPGGAFVVDGVVLNTPKAAQLRTATTTPVDTPVWSPDRRQVQVPVSDKARALAVPESVNPGWIAHTADGTALTPVKINGWQQGWVIPAGESGPVTLTFPSNRPYRIGLIGGLALLPVLALLALWPARRRGPDLEPVRPWQPATPVVGAAVLAVGTAISGLPGLLVAVATLGVRYLLRNHDAWQERLTVAVAAGGLTLAGAALSQYPWRSVDGYVGHSPWVQLAALLSVTFVAASTISFARTSEHTDPK; encoded by the coding sequence TTGGATGTGCCGCTGACGCGGCGGGCACCTGACCTGCCACTTTCGCGGCGCTGGCTGTGGGTGGTCGCCGCGGCGACACTGCTCCTGACTTTCGCCCAGTCGCCCGGAGAGATCTCACCCGACACAAAGCTCGACCTCACCGCCAATCCCCTGCGGTTCCTGACCCGCGCCTTCAATCTGTGGAACAGCGACCTGCCGTTCGGGCAGGCGCAGAACCAGGCCTACGGCTACCTCTTTCCCCACGGCGCGTTCTTCCTGGCCGGCGATCTGCTGGGGATCCCGGGTTGGGTGACCCAACGACTGTGGTGGGCCCTGCTGCTGACCGTGGGCTTCTGGGGAATGCTGCGCCTGGCCGAGATCCTTGGCATCGGGAGTACCAGCTCCCGGGTGCTCGGCGCGCTGGCCTTCACGCTGTCACCGCGCGTGCTGACGACCCTGGGCGCGATCTCGTCCGAGACCCTGCCGATGATGCTGGCGCCATGGGTGTTGATTCCGGTCATCTTGGCGTTCCGCGGAAACGGCCGAGCAGGCCACAGCCTGCGGCTTTTGGCCGCGCGGTCGGCCGGTGCCGTGGCGTTGATGGGTGCGGTGAATGCCGTCGCGACTCTGACCGGCTGCCTGGCGGCGATCATCTGGTGGGCCTGTCACCGGCCGAACCGGCGGTGGTGGCGATTCACCGCGTGGTGGTTCGGCTGCACCGCACTGGCCGTCGCATGGTGGGTCGTGGCGCTGGTGATGCTGGGCCGGATCAGTCCGCCATTCCTGGACTTCATCGAATCCTCGGGCGTCACCACACAGTGGATGTCGCTCACCGAGATGTTGCGCGGCACCCATACCTGGACCCCGTTCGTGGCGTCCACCGCGACCGCGGCGGCGTCACTGGTGACGAGCACCGTCGCGGTGCTGGCCACCACATTGGTGGCAGCGGCCGGCCTGGCCGGGTTGGCGTTGCGGTCGATGCCCGCGCGAGGCCGGCTGATCACCATGCTGTTGATCGGCGTCGTTCTGCTGGGCCTGGGGTATTCCGGCGGTCTGGGTTCCCCGGTGGCGACGGCAGTGCAGGATTTTCTGGACGGGACGGGTACGCCGCTGCGCAACCTGGCCAAGCTCGATCCGGTGCTGAGGCTGCCGCTGGCACTGGGTGTGGCTCATCTGCTGGGGCGCATCCCGCTGCCGGGCAGCGTGGCGATGCCGGTGTGGCTGCGGGCCTTCGCCCGACCGGAACGCGACAAGCGCGTCGCGGTGGCGATCGTGGTGCTGTCCGCTCTGGCGGCCGGGACATCGCTGGCCTGGACGGGAAGGATCGCGCCGGCCGGTACCTTCACCGCGATTCCGCAGTACTGGCACGACACCGCCGACTGGCTCGACGAACACAACACCGAGCGCGGCCGGGTCCTGGTCGCGCCCGGCGCCCCGTTCGCCACCCAGACCTGGGGCAACAGCCACGACGAGCCGTTGCAGGTACTCGGCTCGAGCCCGTGGGGCGTGCGGGATTCGATCCCGCTGACTCCGCCGGAGACGATCCGCGCGCTGGATTCGGTGCAGCGCTTGTTCGCTGCCGGCCGCCCTTCCGCGGGGCTCGCCGATACCCTTGCCCGACAGGGCATCTCATACGTCGTACTACGCAACGATCTGGACCCGGATGTGTCCCGATCGGCCCGGCCCGTACTGGTGCATCGTGCGATCGAGGGGTCGCCCGGGCTGTCGAAGGTGGCCGAGTTCGGTGACTCGGCGGGGCCGGGGACCCTGGAGGGCTTCGTCGCCGACAGCGGCCTGCGGCCACGGTATCCCGCGGTCGAGATCTACCGGGTGGACGCGGGCGGAACCAACCCGGCCGCGCCCTATCTGGTCGACACCGACGAGATGAACCGCGTGGCCGGCGCACCCGAGGCGCTGCTGCGCCTCGACGAACGTCGCCGACTGGCCGGACAGCAACCCCTTGGGCCCATGCTGCTGGCAGCGGACGCCGAGCGAGCCGGTCTGCCGGTCCAACCGGATGGATCCGCCGGAGTGATCGTCACCGACACCCCGACCGCCCGCGAGGTCGACTACGGACGCGTCGACGACCACGCCTCGGCCATCCGTACCCCCGACGATGCCCGGCATACCCACAACCGGGTGCCCGACTACCCGGCCGAGGGAGCCGCGCCCGTTTACGGCAAGTGGAACGGCGGGCGGGTGTCGGTGTCGAGTTCGGCAGCCGACTCGACCGCGCTGCCCAACGTCGCACCGGCCACCGGTCCGGCGGCCGCGATCGACAGCGACGGTTCGACGTCGTGGGTGTCCAACGCCCTGCAAGCCGCCGTCGGCCAATGGCTGCAGGTCGATTTCGATCATCCCGTCACCAACGCCACGCTGACCATCACTCCCAGCGCCACCGCGGTCGGCGCCCAGGTGCGACGCATCGAGGTCGCCACCGCGACCGGCACGAGCAGCCTGCGCTTCGACACGCCGGGACAGCAGTTGACCATCCCGCTGCCGGTCGGCGAGACCCCTTGGGTTCGGGTCACCGCCGTGGCCACCAACGACGGTTCTGCCGGAGTGCAGTTCGGCATCACCGATCTGTCCGTGACCCAGTACGACGCATCGGGATTCGCCCATCCCATCAACCTGCGGCATACCGTCGAAGTGCCCGCGCCTCCAGCGGATTCGGTTGTCGCCCAATGGGATCTGGGGACCGAACTCCTCGGCCGTCCCGGGTGCGTGGACAGCCCCGCAGGGGTGCGCTGCGCGGCGTCGCTGGCACTGGCCTCCGAGGAGCCGGTCAACATGAGCCGCACGCTGACGGTGCCCACTCCCACCGAGGTCGAGCCGACGGTCTGGATCCGGCCCCGCCAGGGGCCCAAGCTCGCCGATCTGGTCGCCCAGCCAGGCACCACCCGCGCCTCCGGCGACGCCGACCCCATCGACGTGCTCGGTTCGGCCTTTGCCGCCACCGACGGTGACCCGCGAACGTCGTGGACGGCACCCCAGCGCGTCGTCCAATTCAAGGCACCGCCGACGCTGACGCTCAAACTGCCCGCGCCCACCGAAGTTGGCGCGCTGCGGATCGATCCCGGCACCGGGCAACCGCCCGCGCATCCGACTCTGGTGGCGATCGACCTCGGCGACGGGCCGCAGACAACCAGACTGTCGGGCAACGGCGAGCCCCAGACCGCGAGGCTCAAACCGCGGGTGACCGACACCATCACCGTGTCACTGCTGGGATGGAATGACATCATCGACCGCACCTCGCTGGGCTTCGACCAGCTCAAGCCTCCCGGGCTGGCCGAACTGACCGTGCTCGACATTCACGGCAAGCCCGTCGCCGCCGCCGACTCCGCCGCCAATCGCAAACGGACAGTGGCACTTCCGTGCGGGCAGGGTCCCATCATCGGTGTGGCCGGGCAGTTCATCCAGACCTCCGTGCACACCACCGTGGGAGCGCTGCTGGACGGTGACCCGATTGCGGCCCAGCCCTGCCGGCCCGGCCCCGTCGCGCTGCCCGCCGGCCAACAGGAACTCCTGGTGAGCCCCGGCGGAGCCTTCGTCGTCGACGGGGTCGTGCTCAACACTCCGAAGGCAGCCCAACTACGCACGGCTACAACCACTCCCGTCGACACCCCGGTGTGGTCACCGGACCGTAGGCAGGTCCAGGTGCCGGTATCGGACAAAGCCAGAGCCCTCGCGGTGCCCGAGAGCGTGAACCCGGGCTGGATCGCGCACACCGCCGATGGCACCGCGCTGACGCCGGTGAAGATCAACGGTTGGCAGCAGGGCTGGGTGATCCCGGCCGGCGAGAGTGGACCGGTGACGTTGACCTTCCCCTCCAACCGGCCATACCGCATCGGGTTGATCGGCGGGCTTGCGCTGCTACCGGTGCTGGCCCTGTTGGCGCTGTGGCCGGCCCGGCGCCGCGGTCCGGATCTCGAACCGGTGCGACCGTGGCAACCGGCTACGCCGGTGGTCGGGGCCGCAGTGCTCGCAGTGGGGACGGCGATTTCCGGCCTGCCCGGGCTGCTGGTCGCCGTCGCCACGCTGGGAGTGCGCTATCTGCTGCGTAATCACGACGCCTGGCAAGAGCGACTGACCGTGGCCGTGGCGGCCGGCGGGCTCACCCTTGCCGGCGCGGCGCTGAGTCAGTACCCGTGGCGCTCGGTCGACGGGTATGTCGGCCACTCCCCGTGGGTGCAGCTGGCGGCATTGCTGTCGGTCACTTTCGTCGCGGCGTCCACGATCTCGTTTGCCAGAACTTCCGAGCACACCGATCCGAAGTGA
- a CDS encoding R2-like ligand-binding oxidase → MSHTQFGSLAKGGLNWDSVPLRLFAGGNAKFWNPADIDFSRDRADWEALTDREREYATRLCAEFIAGEEAVTKDIQPFMTAMRAEGRLGDEMYLTQFAFEEAKHTQVFRMWLDAVGIADDLHNYFDELPAYRQMFYEELPQSLDALYTDPSPAAQVRASVTYNHIVEGMLALTGYYAWHKICVDRGILPGMQELVRRIGDDERRHMAWGTFTCRRHVAADDANWAVFEERMNELIPLALRLTEEGFALYAPDIPFGLVQDEFMQYSADKGMRRFGTISSARGRPLEEIDLDYSPLTLEDTFADEDARALAATA, encoded by the coding sequence ATGTCACACACACAGTTCGGTTCGCTGGCCAAGGGCGGTCTCAACTGGGACAGCGTGCCGTTGCGCTTGTTCGCCGGAGGGAACGCGAAGTTCTGGAATCCGGCCGATATCGACTTCTCCCGCGACCGCGCGGACTGGGAGGCGCTGACAGATCGGGAACGTGAGTACGCCACCCGCCTGTGCGCCGAGTTCATCGCCGGGGAGGAGGCCGTCACCAAGGACATCCAGCCGTTCATGACCGCGATGCGCGCCGAGGGCCGCCTGGGTGACGAGATGTACCTGACCCAGTTCGCCTTCGAGGAGGCCAAACACACCCAGGTGTTCCGCATGTGGCTCGACGCCGTCGGTATCGCAGACGATCTGCACAACTACTTCGACGAGCTTCCCGCGTACCGGCAGATGTTCTACGAGGAGCTGCCGCAGTCTCTGGATGCGTTGTACACGGACCCGTCCCCGGCCGCGCAGGTACGGGCATCGGTGACCTACAACCACATCGTCGAAGGAATGCTCGCGCTCACTGGATACTATGCGTGGCACAAGATTTGCGTCGATCGCGGGATCCTGCCCGGCATGCAGGAGCTGGTCCGGCGGATCGGGGACGACGAACGTCGGCACATGGCGTGGGGCACGTTCACCTGTCGTCGTCACGTGGCCGCCGATGACGCCAACTGGGCAGTCTTCGAGGAGCGGATGAACGAGCTCATCCCGCTGGCGCTGCGGCTCACCGAGGAGGGTTTCGCCCTCTATGCGCCCGACATCCCGTTCGGTTTGGTGCAGGACGAGTTCATGCAGTACTCCGCCGACAAGGGCATGCGCCGGTTCGGCACCATCAGCAGCGCCCGGGGCCGTCCGCTCGAAGAGATCGACCTGGACTACTCACCACTGACGTTGGAGGACACGTTCGCCGATGAGGACGCGCGGGCACTGGCCGCCACCGCCTGA